The following proteins are co-located in the Haloplanus sp. HW8-1 genome:
- a CDS encoding MFS transporter → MSDLDGDRGLALVPWRSRTLYVVLSCSLMGVMGVSLVSPVLPDLRPVFGVSDAQVGLVITAYTLPGVVVTPFVGLAADRIGRRRVIVPLLFLFAVTGTGVAFARTFTEVIVLRLLQGVGASALVTLAVTLIGDVYEGRRRDAVMGLNGSTIGTGAAFYPLLGGALAGIRWSAPFLFFGVGAVVGLFATVALREPTAARSTDVRTYLGRLRAVAVLPQALAIFLALFLAFFIFYGAVLTVLPLLLSDAFGLGAGRIGAVLSAVALASAAVSSQYGRLSTRRSAPELVALGFVAYGVGLLAVRLSPSPLAVGASLLIFGVGFGVVMPSIDTAVVTLVDDDLRAGVMGMRTSVLRLGQTLGPVGFTATAGLAFGSSLVGYRALLVAAGLGAMLAGGAVYLSLRR, encoded by the coding sequence GTGTCCGACCTCGACGGGGACCGGGGGCTGGCGCTCGTTCCGTGGCGGTCGCGGACGCTCTACGTCGTCCTGTCGTGTTCGCTGATGGGGGTGATGGGCGTCTCGCTGGTCAGTCCGGTCCTGCCCGACCTGCGCCCGGTCTTCGGCGTCTCAGACGCCCAGGTCGGCCTGGTCATCACGGCCTACACCCTGCCGGGCGTCGTCGTGACGCCCTTCGTCGGCCTCGCGGCCGACCGGATCGGGCGCCGGCGCGTGATCGTCCCACTCCTCTTTCTGTTCGCCGTCACGGGGACGGGCGTCGCCTTCGCCCGCACCTTCACCGAGGTGATCGTCCTCCGTCTCCTCCAGGGGGTGGGCGCGAGCGCGCTCGTCACGCTCGCGGTGACGCTGATCGGCGACGTGTACGAGGGTCGCCGCCGCGACGCCGTGATGGGGTTGAACGGGAGCACCATCGGCACCGGCGCGGCGTTTTACCCGCTTCTCGGCGGCGCGCTCGCGGGGATCCGCTGGTCGGCGCCCTTCCTCTTTTTCGGCGTCGGCGCCGTCGTCGGCCTGTTCGCGACCGTGGCGCTGCGCGAACCGACCGCCGCCCGCTCGACGGACGTGCGCACCTACCTCGGCCGCCTCCGGGCGGTCGCCGTCCTGCCGCAGGCGCTCGCTATCTTCCTCGCGCTCTTTCTCGCCTTCTTCATCTTCTACGGCGCCGTCCTCACCGTCCTCCCGCTCCTCCTGAGCGACGCGTTCGGCCTCGGCGCCGGCCGGATCGGCGCCGTCCTGTCGGCCGTCGCACTCGCCAGTGCGGCCGTCTCCTCGCAGTACGGCCGGCTCTCGACACGTCGGTCCGCACCGGAACTCGTCGCCCTCGGCTTCGTCGCCTACGGCGTGGGACTGCTGGCCGTTCGGCTCTCCCCGTCACCGCTCGCCGTCGGCGCGTCGCTTTTGATCTTCGGCGTCGGCTTCGGCGTCGTGATGCCCTCCATCGACACCGCGGTCGTCACCCTCGTCGACGACGACCTCCGCGCCGGCGTGATGGGGATGCGAACGAGCGTGTTGCGACTCGGACAGACCCTCGGCCCGGTCGGGTTCACCGCCACCGCGGGACTCGCGTTCGGGTCGTCGCTCGTCGGCTACCGCGCCCTCCTGGTCGCTGCCGGCCTCGGCGCGATGCTCGCCGGCGGCGCCGTCTACCTGTCTCTGCGTCGATAG
- a CDS encoding glycosyltransferase family A protein encodes MGVEYVRRATDPAVSVVVPSVPTYDHDPTMACLQAQTFDDPYEILLVDDGTVDRSTARNRGLEAASADVVALTDDDTRPPADWLATARAAFEADPDLICLEGPIYGGCRSFGPRHYVGCNLAVRRAAALDVGGFRSAFSEWREDVEFGWRMEAEATGRCRFEESFRMCHPSVPRTAFDPALERRLKREYPDRYDEVMDATVGRRLYRRARAVGLTQPIQRIGNALRRRLRGKCSAAERVE; translated from the coding sequence ATGGGCGTCGAGTACGTTCGACGGGCGACCGATCCGGCGGTGTCGGTCGTCGTGCCGTCGGTCCCGACGTACGATCACGACCCGACGATGGCGTGTCTCCAGGCCCAGACGTTCGACGACCCCTACGAGATCCTCCTCGTCGACGACGGGACGGTGGACCGGTCGACGGCGCGCAACCGGGGATTGGAAGCGGCATCGGCGGACGTGGTCGCGCTCACCGACGACGACACCAGGCCCCCGGCGGACTGGCTGGCGACGGCACGCGCGGCCTTCGAGGCGGATCCGGACCTGATCTGTCTGGAGGGGCCGATCTACGGGGGCTGTCGCAGTTTCGGCCCCCGGCACTACGTGGGGTGTAACCTCGCGGTCCGGCGGGCGGCCGCCCTCGACGTCGGCGGCTTCCGTTCGGCGTTCTCGGAGTGGCGCGAGGACGTGGAGTTCGGGTGGCGGATGGAGGCGGAGGCGACGGGGCGCTGCCGGTTCGAGGAGTCGTTCCGGATGTGTCATCCATCGGTACCGCGGACGGCGTTCGATCCGGCACTGGAGCGGCGACTGAAACGGGAGTATCCGGACCGCTACGACGAGGTGATGGACGCGACGGTGGGCCGACGCCTCTACCGTCGGGCGAGGGCCGTGGGACTCACCCAGCCGATCCAGCGGATTGGAAACGCACTCCGGCGGCGGCTGCGGGGGAAATGTTCCGCGGCGGAACGCGTCGAGTGA